One Cannabis sativa cultivar Pink pepper isolate KNU-18-1 unplaced genomic scaffold, ASM2916894v1 Contig4, whole genome shotgun sequence DNA segment encodes these proteins:
- the LOC133033338 gene encoding methyltransferase FGSG_00040-like: MAEELMQQLRSKATELLLREEWKESVQTYSQFISLCQVQLQKARDLQPNPDNLSKLDKSLCLALSNRAEARFRLREFAEALRDCDEALRIESAHFKTLLCKGKILMNLNRYAMALGCFKTALVDSQSCGSESLNGYVEKCKKLEFLWRTGAFDISGWVMNRFQGKFPELSEYIGPVDLRKSEISGRGLFATKNIDAGTLLFSTKAVAIERSILGGEVPNENAQLVMWKNFIDQVNNSTCKCPKTLNMIGKLSSGEEECSLEVPDIGLFSPEAEDNSTSLCFEKLDTNRVISILDVNSLVENGVSGKVLGKNGDYYGIGLWVLACFINHSCVPNARRVHVGDYVLVHASRDLKAGEEITFAYFDVLSPLGKRKEMCKSWGFDCACKRCKFEEEISPRQEMREVEIGVERGMEAGGVVFRLEEGMKRMMVRGKAKGYLRSSFWAAFFDAYSSEKSVKRWGRRIPPVDSVVDSVVEVVGSDERVLKILLGRLNKSGGVVETEKAFKVGRGLYGKVVKKQAMKTLLDGLSSYS, encoded by the coding sequence ATGGCGGAAGAGCTAATGCAGCAACTGAGGTCGAAAGCCACAGAGCTTTTACTCAGAGAGGAATGGAAGGAGTCCGTACAAACCTACTCTCAATTCATCTCTCTCTGCCAAGTCCAGCTTCAAAAGGCTCGTGATCTTCAACCCAATCCAGATAACCTCTCCAAGCTAGACAAATCCCTCTGTCTAGCCCTTTCGAACAGAGCCGAAGCTCGTTTCAGACTTCGAGAATTCGCAGAAGCTTTGAGAGATTGCGATGAAGCGTTGAGAATCGAGAGTGCCCATTTCAAGACTCTTCTCTGTAAAGGGAAAATCTTGATGAACCTCAACAGATATGCCATGGCGTTGGGCTGTTTTAAAACAGCTCTGGTCGATTCTCAGTCATGTGGCTCCGAGAGCCTTAATGGGTACGTGGAAAAGTGCAAGAAGCTGGAGTTTCTATGGAGGACCGGTGCTTTTGATATCTCTGGGTGGGTCATGAATCGGTTCCAAGGAAAGTTTCCGGAGCTCTCCGAGTACATTGGCCCTGTTGATTTGAGGAAATCGGAGATTAGCGGGAGAGGGCTATTTGCTACCAAGAACATTGATGCAGGGACTCTGCTATTTTCGACGAAAGCAGTCGCCATTGAGAGGAGTATATTGGGAGGAGAAGTGCCCAATGAGAATGCCCAATTGGTCATGTGGAAGAATTTCATCGACCAAGTCAACAATTCCACTTGTAAGTGTCCCAAAACCCTCAATATGATCGGAAAGTTATCATCCGGAGAAGAAGAGTGTAGTCTTGAAGTTCCTGATATAGGCCTATTTAGTCCTGAGGCTGAGGATAACAGCACAAGCTTATGTTTTGAAAAGCTTGATACTAACAGGGTTATAAGTATCTTGGATGTGAATTCTCTTGTTGAAAATGGAGTTTCGGGTAAGGTTTTGGGGAAGAACGGTGACTATTATGGTATTGGGTTATGGGTTTTGGCTTGTTTCATCAACCATTCATGTGTTCCCAATGCTAGGCGAGTACATGTTGGAGACTATGTATTGGTTCATGCCTCTAGAGATTTAAAGGCAGGTGAGGAAATCACATTTGCTTATTTTGATGTGCTTTCTCCACTGGGAAAAAGAAAGGAGATGTGTAAGAGTTGGGGTTTCGATTGTGCTTGCAAGAGGTGTAAATTCGAGGAAGAGATTTCGCCAAGGCAAGAAATGAGAGAGGTTGAGATTGGAGTGGAGAGAGGAATGGAAGCTGGGGGTGTCGTTTTTAGGTTAGAGGAGGGAATGAAAAGAATGATGGTGAGGGGCAAAGCGAAAGGCTATTTGAGGTCATCTTTTTGGGCTGCCTTTTTTGATGCTTATAGCTCTGAAAAATCTGTGAAAAGATGGGGGCGGAGGATTCCTCCGGTGGACTCGGTGGTGGATAGTGTTGTGGAAGTGGTGGGAAGTGATGAGAGGGTGCTAAAGATTTTGTTGGGAAGATTGAATAAGAGTGGTGGGGTGGTGGAGACTGAAAAAGCTTTCAAAGTGGGAAGAGGACTGTATGGGAAAGTAGTGAAGAAGCAAGCTATGAAGACTCTTTTAGATGGCCTTTCTTCTTATTCATGA
- the LOC133033348 gene encoding protein SHORT ROOT IN SALT MEDIUM 1-like produces MYSSRGSNAYGQQSYAGQPAYGQNLGSAYSGSTVGGPDGGSQLSISSRHTSMLASSQEADATAYRAHPSATAHYGGQYGSLYSSTALTGVSQVPSITTKAGTSTLESRGAYTSAVPDSPKFSSGDYVSSSTHGYAHKGGQLYGEKVPDYPVIDRRQYGERQSSYMGRDLQNESTGRYADSVSFAHQSEIYDRIDQAVLLRQEQLLKSQSLQSASLDGNARETDYLAARAAASRHPTQDLITYGGRVDADSRNISLLGASSYNTQHAPSILGAAPRRNADDLVYAQSSSNPGYGVSLPPGRDYAMGKGLHASSLETDYPSSVLPRSGHARIDELKDDRASYLREFELREEERRRERLRDRERDREREKERDRDRDREREREKERDRERERILERREKERERERKRALEVRRDRSLPRVSRDRRGASLLKEGRPLRRESPQREALHRRRSPVKEKRREYVCKVYTSSLVDEERDYLCIDKRYPRLFISPEFSKAIVYWPKENLQLSIHTPISFEHDFAEEESTSGSKKDSTNLLSEESSKSGHGNIVWNAKFILMSGISKNALEELSSEKISDDRIPHIYNILRFAVLKKDHSFMAIGGPWKSVDGGDPSVDDTSLIHTAQRYAKDVAQLDLQNCQHWNRFLEIHYDRLGKDGLFSHKEVTVLFLPDLSECLPSLDAWREQWLAHQKVVAERDRLLSLRREKMKVKDALKDKNNDSFKDVKLVDKEEKKREASSSGKAKDAEKKEKDGNNSKRNASEATGDTKVEEMKVDKKEEGATAVAQATGGVVTGKKKIIKKVVKQKVVGKTTGDTASKHHNGNEKEDNNANLESSGQQDASASSGVKTFARKKVVKKVVKASVSEDKVAHSEKKVDKETDSSVEKLKDKLDPNSAAAGKDTSVKTVKKKIIKRVPKRKIATVQSNDGKEKDAAESVDGTPSTGKQKADADNMKTEVKSSEKKNISKTAQVVEKSDKTGSSGKVDVKDEKAEKKEVKGAGERSATRKETETDKKKISQKDINDSKSGSLKDDEKSKDVKEKKAKDVKDESRSKSNKELKEKKKPEEPPRHPGFILQTKSSKNSKLRSMSLALETLLDYSDKDVEESTFELSLFAETLCEMLQYQMGCRLLTFLQKLRVKFVRKRLQNKRQREEKRGNETDKMSPSKRLKTEKSSVNNQSTQASETETSNQAHPDDKKEDKNTVEEHIAVEAKTCNLVDPGDEVKTENGTDDDDEDYEEDPEEDPEEEDPEEDPEEDEEMDDVNAPGDSSVQNGTKETSLNAEPVNEKDDNLDKGQPDLKDTETTAKSDKKPAEKVETKADTGEKETPVKLKEASADKELLQAFRFFDRNRVGYIRVEDMRLIIHNLGKFLSHRDVKELVQSALLESNTGRDDRILYYKLVRMSDISKD; encoded by the exons ATGTATTCTTCAAGAGGGAGTAATGCGTACGGTCAACAATCTTATGCTGGGCAACCTGCCTATGGCCAAAAC CTGGGCTCTGCTTATTCCGGAAGTACTGTTGGAGGTCCGGACGGGGGCTCTCAACTTTCCATATCTTCTCGTCATACCTCCATGTTAGCTTCTTCCCAAGAAGCCGACGCTACTGCATATAGAGCTCATCCTTCAGCCACGGCACATTACGGGGGACAATATGGTTCTTTGTATAGCTCGACTGCTTTGACTGGTGTATCTCAG GTTCCATCAATAACTACCAAAGCGGGAACATCTACTTTGGAAAGTCGTGGGGCTTATACCTCAGCTGTTCCAGATTCACCGAAATTCTCCTCTGGTGACTATGTCTCCTCTTCAACCCATGGGTATGCTCATAAAGGGGGTCAACTATATGGGGAAAAGGTTCCTGATTATCCTGTTATAGACAGAAGACAATATGGGGAAAGACAAAGTTCATATATGGGAAGGGACTTGCAAAATGAATCAACTGGAAGATATGCTGATTCTGTCAGTTTCGCACATCAG AGTGAGATTTATGATCGGATTGATCAGGCAGTTCTGCTTCGGCAAGAACAATTATTGAAGTCACAATCATTGCAATCTGCTTCTCTTGATGGGAATGCCAG AGAAACTGACTATCTTGCAGCAAGAGCTGCTGCTAGTCGTCATCCCACCCAAGATCTCATCACTTATGGAGGAAGAGTTGATGCTGATTCTCGCAATATATCGTTACTTGGTGCTTCATCCTACAACACACAACATGCCCCTTCAATATTAGGGGCAGCCCCACGGAGAAATGCTGATGACCTTGTGTATGCACAAAGCTCTTCAAATCCTGGTTATGGAGTGAGCCTCCCTCCTGGTAGGGATTACGCCATGGGGAAAGGGCTACATGCTTCATCACTTGAGACAGATTATCCTAGTAGTGTATTGCCTCGCAGTGGTCACGCAAGGATTGATGAGCTAAAGGATGATAGGGCTAGTTACCTTCGAGAGTTTGAGCTAAGGGAGGAGGAACGTCGTCGGGAGCGTTTACGAGATAGAGAAAGAGACAGAGAAAGGGAGAAGGAACGTGACCGAGATCGAGATCGAGAACGGGAAcgagaaaaagaaagagatcGTGAAAGGGAGCGCATTTTGGAACGTCGAGAAAAGGAGAGAGAGCGAGAGCGCAAACGTGCACTTGAAGTAAGGCGTGATCGAAGTCTTCCAAGAGTTTCTCGGGATCGTCGAGGTGCGTCTTTGTTAAAGGAGGGGAGACCATTGCGACGAGAGTCCCCTCAACGCGAAGCTTTGCATAG GCGTCGTTCCCCTGTTAAAGAGAAAAGGAGAGAGTATGTCTGCAAG GTTTATACTTCCAGTTTGGTTGACGAGGAGAGGGACTATCTGTGCATAGATAAGCGATATCCCAGGCTTTTCATATCCCCTGAGTTTTCCAAG GCAATTGTATATTGGCCAAAGGAGAATCTTCAACTTTCTATCCATACTCCCATCAG TTTTGAGCATGATTTTGCTGAAGAAGAAAGCACATCAGGGTCGAAAAAGGATTCTACTAACCTTTTGTCTGAAGAATCTTCAAAATCAGGACATGGAAATATAGTGTGGAATGCAAAG TTTATTCTAATGAGTGGAATTAGCAAGAATGCTCTGGAGGAGCTATCATCTGAAAAGATTTCTGATGATCGCATACCCCATATCTACAACATCCTTCGCTTCGCTGTTCTTAAAAAGGATCATTctttcatggcaattggtggCCCTTGGAAATCGGTTGATGGTGGGGACCCATCTGTTGATGATACATCTTTAATTCATACTGCTCAAAG ATATGCAAAGGATGTTGCTCAACTTGATCTGCAAAATTGCCAGCACTGGAACCGTTTTCTTGAG ATACACTATGACAGACTTGGAAAGGATGGACTGTTTAGTCATAAGGAGGTTACTGTATTGTTTCTTCCCGATTTGTCTGAATGTCTCCCTTCTTTGGATGCATGGCGAGAACAATGGCTTGCACACCAGAAGGTTGTTGCTGAAAGAGACCGTCTTCTTTCACTGCGAAGAGAG AAAATGAAGGTGAAAGATGCACTAAAAG ATAAAAATAATGATTCCTTTAAAGATGTTAAACTGGTTgacaaagaagagaaaaaaagagaggcTTCATCTTCTGGAAAAGCTAAAGATGCTGAAAAAAAGGAGAAAGATGGTAACAATTCCAAAAGAAATGCATCAGAAGCAACGGGTGACACAAAGGTGGAAGAGATGAAAGTGGATAAAAAAGAAGAGGGAGCAACTGCTGTTGCTCAAGCAACTGGCGGTGTGGTGACTGGGAAGAAGAAGATTATAAAGAAGGTTGTCAAACAGAAAGTTGTTGGCAAGACTACTGGTGATACTGCAAGCAAACATCATAATGGAAATGAAAAAGAGGATAATAATGCAAACTTAGAAAGTTCAGGTCAACAGGATGCATCTGCATCAAGTGGGGTGAAAACTTTTGCTAGGAAAAAAGTAGTGAAGAAAGTGGTGAAAGCTAGTGTGAGTGAGGATAAAGTTGCACATTCTGAGAAGAAAGTTGACAAGGAAACAGATTCCTCTGTAGAGAAACTAAAAGATAAATTAGATCCAAACAGTGCTGCAGCTGGGAAAGATACCAGTGTGAAAACTGTCAAGAAGAAGATTATCAAGAGGGtaccaaaaagaaaaattgcTACTGTGCAATCCAACGACGGTAAGGAGAAAGATGCTGCTGAATCAGTAGATGGAACACCAAGTACAGGGAAGCAAAAGGCTGATGCAGATAACATGAAAACTGAAGTTAAatcatcagaaaaaaaaaatatttctaaaaCAGCACAAGTTGTAGAGAAGTCAGATAAGACAGGAAGTTCTGGTAAAGTAGATGTAAAGGATGAAAAAGCAGAGAAGAAAGAGGTGAAGGGAGCCGGTGAGCGAAGTGCTACTAGAAAAGAGACAGAAACAGATAAGAAGAAAATATCCCAAAAGGACATCAATGATAGTAAGAGCGGGTCATTGAAAGATGACGAGAAATCGAAAGATGTTAAGGAGAAAAAGGCCAAAGATGTAAAGGATGAATCTAGAAGCAAATCAAATAAAGaattgaaagaaaagaaaaaacctGAAGAACCTCCTCGACACCCAGGATTTATTCTACAAACAAAATCGAGCAAGAATTCTAAG TTACGATCCATGTCACTGGCTCTGGAAACACTCTTGGATTATTCTGATAAAGATGTTGAAGAATCAACATTTGAG CTTTCGCTCTTTGCTGAGACACTCTGTGAAATGCTTCAGTATCAAATGGGTTGTCGTCTCCTCACTTTTCTCCAG AAATTGCGTGTGAAATTTGTGAGGAAAAGATTGCAAAATAAGAGGCAAAGGGAAGAGAAGAGAGGGAATGAAACTGATAAAATGTCACCATCAAAACGTCTCAAGACTGAGAAATCCTCTGTCAACAACCAATCTACTCAAGCATCTGAAACTGAAACATCAAATCAGGCCCATCCAGATGATAAAAAGGAAGATAAAAATACAGTGGAGGAGCATATAGCTGTTGAGGCGAAAACCTGTAACTTGGTTGATCCTGGTGATGAAGTGAAGACAGAAAATGGaacagatgatgatgatgaagactATGAGGAAGATCCAGAAGAAGACCCAGAGGAAGAAGACCCAGAGGAAGACCCAGAAGAGGATGAAGAAATGGATGATGTGAATGCTCCAGGTGATTCGTCTGTTCAAAATGGTACCAAGGAAACAAGCTTAAACGCTGAACCTGTAAACGAGAAGGATGACAACTTGGATAAGGGACAACCTGACCTCAAGGATACAGAGACAACAGCCAAATCTGACAAAAAACCAGCTGAAAAAGTTGAGACAAAAGCAGATACTGGTGAGAAAGAAACTCCTGTAAAGTTGAAGGAGGCGTCTGCTGACAAGGAGCTATTGCAG GCTTTTAGGTTTTTTGACCGGAATCGAGTCGGCTACATCAGG GTTGAAGATATGCGGTTGATTATCCACAACTTGGGGAAATTCCTCTCGCACAGGGATGTCAAG GAACTTGTGCAGAGCGCATTGTTAGAGAGCAACACAGGAAGGGATGACCGTATTCTTTACTATAAGCTTGTGCGGATGTCTGACATATCAAAAGATTGA
- the LOC133033353 gene encoding uncharacterized protein LOC133033353: MFGDTLGERIARIGRLPSENTAVLVWKESTDGRFTVKRGYEASQAHGPSIDSKLWKKVWSPRLHFRHSMMLWRVISDCLPTKERLVFVRDKICSMCGEETESATHLFWDCHCAWALWFGSPFSSRGGVGNGNSIKERLVRLLESIPRQHTASFLSFVSCLFEGIWKARNELLFKGGVVDILQIRDSIMRRHSEALRAMKEDSDIGVTTPAGVIRKTVCNTADIFSVSDASWKEDKAGLAVGLLDRQNNKTEWFAKQVSASSAAEAKLLAIQWAMQLVREKGFRRDNLACDALAKWARENSQCNGYIFREGSPIVIPNFLLQ, translated from the exons ATGTTTGGCGATACGTTGGGTGAAAGAATTGCTAGAATTGGCCGATTACCTAGTGAGAACACAGCTGTGTTAGTGTGGAAGGAGTCGACTGATGGGAGGTTCACAGTGAAGAGAGGCTATGAGGCGTCCCAAGCTCATGGGCCGAGTATAGATAGCAAACTGTGGAAGAAAGTTTGGAGCCCAAGGTTGCACTTCAGGCACTCGATGATGTTATGGAGAGTGATTTCGGACTGCCTACCGACTAAAGAAAGGTTAGTTTTTGTAAGGGATAAGATTTGTTCTATGTGTGGGGAAGAAACTGAATCTGCCACTCATTTATTTTGGGATTGTCATTGTGCATGGGCGCTTTGGTTTGGCAGCCCCTTCTCCTCCCGTGGAGGGGTAGGTAATGGTAACTCGATCAAGGAAAGATTAGTGAGGCTCTTGGAAAGTATCCCGAGGCAGCATACTGCTAGCTTCCTATCTTTCGTGAGCTGTTTGTTTGAAGGTATTTGGAAAGCTAGAAATGAACTCTTGTTCAAAGGGGGTGTAGTTGATATCCTACAAATAAGAGACTCCATTATGAGGAGACACTCTGAAGCCTTAAGAGCAATGAAGGAGGATTCGGACATAGGTGTAACAACACCTGCTGGTGTGATTAGAAAAACGGTATGCAACACTGCTGATATATTCAGTGTCTCGGACGCATCTTGGAAGGAGGACAAGGCAGGTCTTGCGGTGGGATTACTGGATAGGCAAAACAACAAAACGGAGTGGTTCGCCAAGCAAGTTTCGGCTTCTTCTGCAGCTGAGGCAAAGTTGCTGGCAATTCAATGGGCTATGCAGCTAGTTAGAGAGAAAGGATTCAGAAG AGACAATTTAGCTTGTGATGCTTTAGCAAAATGGGCTAGAGAAAATAGTCAGTGTAATGGCTACATTTTCAGGGAGGGATCCCCTATTGTGATTCCCAACTTTTTATTGCAATGA